In Cydia splendana chromosome 3, ilCydSple1.2, whole genome shotgun sequence, one DNA window encodes the following:
- the LOC134806434 gene encoding trypsin alpha-like encodes MIWIFVMLCLFLGNVELQETSDNIETLKEEDLQNVELEPLEAVCPELSGQIIGGRASSITRHPYQVSMVLNGNSFCGGFIISQDYIMTAAHCVNNTDPSAIRLRAGSTRRDSGGRVVPVASVSVHPQYGRPTFDHDIAVLRLAQPLAWSAAIRPIRLPARGQAVPLVRLTVTGWGLTAPRGRRIPRIMMEANVPVVPHWLCQLSYGASLTNNMFCGGHFLIGGVSSCQGDSGGPAVFQGVAYGVVSFARGCALPLSPTVFSNIAALRDWVTTTTGL; translated from the exons ATGATCTGGATTTTTGTCATGCTGTGCCTGTTTTTGGGGAATGTCG aacTCCAAGAAACCAGTGACAACATAGAAACTCTAAAAGAGGAGGATCTCCAAAATGTAGAGCTGGAACCCCTGGAAGCGGTGTGCCCTGAGCTCAGCGGACagattatag GTGGAAGGGCCAGTTCCATCACTAGGCATCCTTATCAGGTGTCAATGGTTCTGAATGGGAACTCCTTTTGCGGAGGGTTTATCATCAGCCAAGATTATATTATGACTGCAGCACACTGTGTTAACAA CACGGATCCGTCGGCCATCCGTCTCCGTGCCGGATCGACCCGGCGCGACTCCGGCGGGCGCGTCGTGCCCGTCGCCAGCGTCTCCGTGCACCCGCAGTACGGCCGACCGACGTTCGACCACGACATAGCCGTGCTGAGACTGGCACAGCCGCTAGCTTGGAGCGCGGCGATCCGACCGATACGGCTGCCGGCAAGGGGGCAGGCTGTTCCTTTAGTAAGGCTCACTGTTACTGGGTGGGGTCTTACTGCC CCTCGGGGCCGTCGCATTCCGCGTATTATGATGGAGGCCAACGTCCCAGTGGTCCCGCACTGGCTGTGCCAACTCTCGTACGGAGCCTCTTTGACCAACAACATGTTCTGCGGAGGGCACTTCCTCATTGGAGGGGTGTCTTCCTGTCAG GGTGACTCCGGCGGCCCAGCCGTATTTCAAGGCGTCGCGTATGGCGTTGTCTCTTTCGCACGCGGCTGCGCTCTCCCTCTCTCTCCAACTGTGTTCTCGAACATCGCCGCACTTAGAGACTGGGTTACCACTACCACTGGACTTTAG